DNA sequence from the Streptomyces sp. MST-110588 genome:
CCGCCGCTCCGGGTTCCGCCCGGGGCGGCGGTTCTTTGTGCCCCAGGAAGTCCCCAGAGGGCGCCCACGGCGCCCGGGACGGGGCGAATGAGGTGCCCTCCCATGAGGCATGCGGGACGGCCGTGACGGCACTCACAGGGCTTTCCCGCGGGTGAACGCGCGAGGGGCCCGGAGCGATGCGGACATGGCGTCCGATGCGCTCCGGGCCCCTGCGCCAGGTCCCTGTCCTACTGCGCGTCGCGCCGCAGGCTCGGCTTGAGCTCCTTGAGCCGGCCGAGCAGACCGTTGACGAAGGCCGGGGAGTCGTCCGTGGAGAACTCCTTGGCCAGTTGTACCGCCTCGTCGATCGCCACCGCGTCCGGGGTGGCGTCCACCCAGATCAGCTCGTACGCGCCGAGCCGCAGGATGTTGCGGTCCACGACCGGCATCCGGTCCAGCGTCCAGCCGACGGAGTAGGTGGAGATCAGTTCGTCGATGCGCTCGATGTGGTCCGCGTACCCCTCGACCAGCTCCAGGGTGTACTCGTTGACCGGCGGCTGCCGGGAGTCGGTCCGGGCGTGCCGCATCCAGTCCGCGAGCACGGACTGCACGTCGGCGCCGCGCTGATCGGCCTCGAAGAGGATCTGGAAGGCGCGCTTGCGGGCCTTGTTGCGGGCGGCCACGGTTAGCTGTTCACCCGGCCGAGGTACTCACCGGAACGGGTGTCGACCTTGATCTTCTCGCCGGTCGTGATGAAGAGCGGTACCTGGATCTCGTAGCCGGTCTCCAGGGTCGCGGGCTTGGTGCCACCGGTGGAGCGGTCGCCCTGGACGCCGGGCTCGGTCTCCTGGATGGTCAGCTCGACCGCGGCCGGCAGCTCGACGTAGAGCACCTGGCCCTCGTTCTGGGCCACGACCGCCTCGAAGCCCTCGAGCAGGAAGTTGGCGGCGTCACCGACGGTCTTGCGGTCGATGTGGAGCTGGTCGTAGGTGTCCATGTCCATGAAGACGAAGTACTCGCCGTCCATGTACGAGAACTGCATGCCGCGCTTGTCGACGTTGGCCGTCTCGACCTTCACACCGGCGTTGAAGGTCTTGTCCACCACCTTGCCGGACAGCACGTTCTTGAGCTTGGTGCGGACGAAGGCCGGGCCCTTGCCGGGCTTGACGTGCTGGAACTCGACTACGGACCAGAGCTGGCCGCCTTCGAGCTTGAGCACCATGCCGTTCTTGAGGTCGTTCGTGGATGCCACGGTTGCGGTATCTCCTGGACTGCAGTCAGGTGGGGACCGGGGAAAGGCACGCGCAGAGCCGGTCGGCTCACAGCGCGAGCAGCTCCTTGGTCGTGATCGTGAGTAGCTCGGGCCCGCCGTCCGCCTCGGGGCGGACGACGAGTGTGTCGTCGATCCGGACGCCGCCGCGGCCCGGGAGGTGTACCCCCGGTTCGACGGTGACCGGCACGCAAGCGTCCAGTTTACCCATGGCCGCAGGTGACAGCCGAGGGTCCTCATCGATTTCGAGCCCCACACCGTGACCGGTCCACGGCTTGAGCCCCTCCCCGCGGCCCGCTGCCCGGAGCACCTGGCGGGCCGCCCGGTCCACCTCACGGCACTCCACACCGGGCGCCAGCGCCTCCCGGCCGGCCCTCTGGGCTGCGAAGACCAGATCGTACAGCTCGATCTGCCAGTCCGCGGGCGTGGTGCCGATCACGAACGTACGGCCGATCTGGCAGCGGTAGCCGCGGTAATTGGCGCCCAGGCCCACCGTCAGGAAATCCCCCTCCTCCACCCGGCGGTCGGTCGGAAGATGCCCGGAACGAGCGGCGTTGGGGCCGGTTCCCACGGAGGTGGGAAAGGCGGCGCCGTCCGCGCCGTGATCCACCAGCCGGCGCTCCAGTTCCAGCGCGAGATGGCGTTCGGTCCGGCCGACGAGGATCGACTCCAGGAGTTCGCCCAGGGCCTGGTCGGTGATCTCCCCGGCGATCCGCAGACAGGCGATCTCGTCCTCGTCCTTGATCAGGCGCTGCTGCTCCACGGCACAGGCCAGGTCCGCCAGGCGCAGCCGGGGGCGACCTGGGCGAGCGCCCGGTGCCGGGCGACGGTCAGGTGGTGCTCCTCCACGGCGAGCGAATCCGCGCCGGCCCGCGCGGCGAGGTCGGCCCCGGCCACGACCGGGTCCCCGCCCGGCGTCGGCAGTACGCACACCCGCAGGTCCTCGGCGGGCCGCCCCTGCGCGGGGTCCCCGGACAGCGCCTGTGCACACAGCAGCAGATCCTCGGCGGGGCCGAGAAGGACCGTGCCGCCCGGCGGCGCGCACCCGGTGAGGTAGCGCACATTGGCGGGCCGGGTGACCAGCGCGGCAGCGCTGCCGGCCGCGGCGCAGCGGTCACGCAGCCGCGCACGTCGGGCGGCGTACAGCTCGGACATGCCCCGAGCGTACGGTCACCACCCCGACCCGGCCGGTCGGGCGGGGCCGCCCGGGGGACCCGTACCGGCACCCACGGCCCGGCACGGGCCCTCCGGGTCACGGGCGGCGGCCGGGTGCCGGTGGCTCTCCGGGAATCAACCCGCAGGTGCGGGGGCCACTTGTCAACGGCGACCTTGAAGGGCTCGATCGGGGGCCAACCCCGCACGCGCGGGGACCACGATGCCGCCACCTTCGCCGTCTCCGCCGCGGCGGG
Encoded proteins:
- the nusB gene encoding transcription antitermination factor NusB; translation: MAARNKARKRAFQILFEADQRGADVQSVLADWMRHARTDSRQPPVNEYTLELVEGYADHIERIDELISTYSVGWTLDRMPVVDRNILRLGAYELIWVDATPDAVAIDEAVQLAKEFSTDDSPAFVNGLLGRLKELKPSLRRDAQ
- the efp gene encoding elongation factor P, with amino-acid sequence MASTNDLKNGMVLKLEGGQLWSVVEFQHVKPGKGPAFVRTKLKNVLSGKVVDKTFNAGVKVETANVDKRGMQFSYMDGEYFVFMDMDTYDQLHIDRKTVGDAANFLLEGFEAVVAQNEGQVLYVELPAAVELTIQETEPGVQGDRSTGGTKPATLETGYEIQVPLFITTGEKIKVDTRSGEYLGRVNS